Genomic DNA from Rana temporaria chromosome 1, aRanTem1.1, whole genome shotgun sequence:
TTCTATTCTAAGGACACAGTGAGGACTCTATGCTTTATTCTTTACTCACTGTGTCCACTGCAGCCAGGCTCTCCTTCATGTCAGCCTCCTTGCATCTCAGCACCTGAGAACAGAATCTAATATCACTCCGCCGGCCGGAACTAATTGAGTGTGTAGTGAGGGGCCTGCATATACATCCGCTCCCGAAATTGAAGAACTAGTCCCTTCTCTGCGCGCACCTGGGCCCCTCTGTTGAGCTGATTGGGCCCAGGAAAATGGTATAACCCCGCTCCATAAAACAAGTAGGAGCGGAGGAGAAGTTTAacaagctttatttttattttttttatttaatgcagcAATGAGCTGTAATGCTGGCCGGGCCCCTCTATGCAGCTGATAGGGCCGGGCCCCGTAcaccagggctggctgtactgccctatcagcggccctggctacaggtatgctggcagcactcatacgtctatttcccaaagaaaacctctggatatgacgctgtgcacgtgcattcaacttctttggtcgactatggcgaggcctgttctgagtggaaccgctgagaccttgtaacactaacaagtcacatgacactgggagggaaaatggctaattgggtctaatttggaaattttcacttagggttgtactcacttttgttgccagcggtttagacattaatggctgtgtgttgaggtattttgaggggacagcaaatttacactgttatacaagctgtacactcactactttacattgtagcaaagtgtcatttcttcagtgttgtcacatgaaaagatagaataaaatatttacaaaaatgtgaggggtgtactcacttttgtgagatactgtactttCAGGTATGTATTACCTTTCACAGAGGTTACAGTACTTCCCCTGACAATGctgttatcttcttttttttcccaggacagAACCATCTTTGCTTATGCACTATATAGGGTCTTGGGACTATCAATGGACAGGCTGTTGGTTGTGGGCTGTTTAATGCACTTGTGACTCCCAGGCAAAGAATCATGACATAAAATGTATGCTGCACAGCCAAGGCACCATTCAGGGATggctgtgtacatgaagcctaaaaccACCAACAAGGAGCAAAGAAAGATAGTTTCGCATTTCCTGAACTATGCAGAAAGTTTGGAATGTAATAATATCTTTTATTGGCTAATTTAAGTTTTTAAAGATGCAAGCTTTTGTGATAACTTGGGTCCCTTCTTCAGTCTTCATACAAACATTTCCTGAATTACGAAGAGGGTTCTGATTTCTCTCAACACCTCCTTACCTCCAGAGTTCTATTGTCAAAATTAGCTACAAATGTCCAGAGGTATACAGAAAGGGAAACAAAGTCAAcattttaaccatttaaggaccagaaggatctgcccccttaatgactgagccgttttttgcgatacggcactgcgtcgctttaactgacaattgctcgtgcAATGTTgttcccaaaaaaatgtatgtcctaatttcccacaaatagagctttcttttggtggtatttgatcatctttgcagttttaattttttgtgatataaacaaaaaaaagagcgataatgaaaaacatacaatatttttaactttttgcgataataaatatcgcccccccaaaaacatttcttcatcagtttatggcaatatgtattcttctacatatttttggtaaaaaaaaatgcaataagcttatattgattggtttgtgcaaaagttatagcgtctacaatataggggatagatttatggcatttttattatttatttattttttactagtaatggcagagatCTTTAGTTTgactactcccctgtcagaacggggatctgtttgtttacatacacagatccccgttctggctctctgtggaaaaAATGCGAAATGTTCTATGAATAGCACCCTTGCTGACCAAGCAACCTCTTGTGTTTACAAAACAGCAGGGCAGTTGCTCGACACAGGACCCTAGTGGTAATCATTGCACATAACACAGGTATTTATAATAGTTGTATTTACAATACAAATAATGATTAATACATAATTGCCTCCATTGGTAATTTAGAAACATCTACCTGAAGTTCAGTTTTCATAACAGAGTTTTGTAATGTGGGCAACCCATGAAAGAGACTTTAGGTGATGGCATAATAAAAAAGAATGCCTTGATTCGTAGCTTCACAAATTATAATTTACTTTTTCAAAAGCAAACCTTTCTCTAAATCCCTGAAAACTTGTTGGACCTGCTTATTCCTCAGGCTGTATATAAATGGATTGAGCACTGGTGTCAGGACACTGTTGAGAAGTGCTACAATTTTATTAAGGTCCGGAGAAGAACTTTCCACTGGACGTACATATATAAAGATGGCACTACCATAGACTAATGAGACCACTGTGAAATGAGAAGTACAAGTGGAGAAAGCTTTGATTTTCCCACTGGCTGAGGGTATCATTAGGACAGTGATAAGAATATTACAGTAGGAAATCAAAGTAAGGATGAATGAGCCCAAAATTACAGCTGAAGCAAAACTGGTAAAAACCATATCAAACTGGTTTATATCTGAGCAACTGATCTCCACCACTGCTGAGCTGTCACAGAAAAAATGATTGATTTCATATGGTCCACAAAAAGACAGACCAAACAGTAGAACTGTGGGGTAGATAAAGGTAAGAAAGCCAAATATCCATGACACTAATACCAACCAAAGACAGACACTACGAGAGATGATTGAATGATACCTCAGTGGGTGACAGATTGCAACATACCGGTCTACTGACATGACTGCCAAAAGATAAAATTCTATAGTTCCAAGAGAAACATAAAAATAAAGTTGTAGAAAGCATCCAGGTAAAGAAATCTTCCTGTTACTGGAAGCCAAGATAGTGAGCAGTTTGGGCACTGTGGATGATATAAACCAAATGTCCAAGAAAGCCAAGCTGGTGAGGAAAAAATACATGGGAATATGCAGACGTCTGTCGAGCCAGATGGCTGCAATTATTGACATGTTTCCAGTTAATGATATAGAATAAAGTAgtagaaaaagtaaaaacacaccaTTTTGTACCCAAGGGCTAAAGGTGAAGCCAACAAGTATGAATGTGGTTTGATTGTGAGAAATCATTGCAATCACATCTAGAGAATTCCTAAAAAAGTCTAAGTTATACTATCTAGGGAAATAGATATGCtgcatatataaaatatgtagaaATCTGTATTTCTGAAAAAGAAAACAGGAAACCAGAAACAAAATCAAGTTCTTGATTTTTCTAAGTAATACATTAGTGCAacctaatttattttatttatcttaaattcaataagaaaaaaacaaaaaattagcaTCACATATATGATAAAACAAGCTAATATGTTTTACAAAAAGTGTTCCTGTGATCCAACGGGtgttcagtttattttgtattttggcATTAAATGCCACTATCTTACAATgaacttcgggccagattcacaaagcacttacgccggcatatctagagatgcgcggcgtaattgaaaaatgtgccGTGCGTatctgcgccgtatcctcaaaacgagatacgcctgaagaccatttttttccgtccgacgtaaaacgattacaccggcgcatcttggagcgcaaaatacgctagacgcaccattgttttgctagtcaaagatgcaaatgagggagatacagcgatccacaaaagtatgcttgtgcagcgcaggctacgccctgtgtGCATCTGCTGTTttcccggcggaaagttacaTCTTATAAAAGCTGTctaaactttgcaccagacgtgtgcaggtcagctaaagcaacaccattagggacgagctgagcacacacacttgcaggacaacaatctgtatgccaacatggcaggggcatccatgctcatag
This window encodes:
- the LOC120924887 gene encoding olfactory receptor 49-like codes for the protein MISHNQTTFILVGFTFSPWVQNGVFLLFLLLYSISLTGNMSIIAAIWLDRRLHIPMYFFLTSLAFLDIWFISSTVPKLLTILASSNRKISLPGCFLQLYFYVSLGTIEFYLLAVMSVDRYVAICHPLRYHSIISRSVCLWLVLVSWIFGFLTFIYPTVLLFGLSFCGPYEINHFFCDSSAVVEISCSDINQFDMVFTSFASAVILGSFILTLISYCNILITVLMIPSASGKIKAFSTCTSHFTVVSLVYGSAIFIYVRPVESSSPDLNKIVALLNSVLTPVLNPFIYSLRNKQVQQVFRDLEKGLLLKK